In Candidatus Kaistella beijingensis, a genomic segment contains:
- the secE gene encoding preprotein translocase subunit SecE: MSLVDFIKGSYHEFKDKVEWPKWSELQSSTIVVTVATVILALFTFGVDSAFSKAITNVLTLFINLFN, from the coding sequence ATGAGCTTAGTTGATTTTATAAAAGGTTCGTATCACGAATTCAAAGATAAGGTAGAGTGGCCGAAATGGTCAGAATTGCAGTCATCTACAATAGTGGTAACGGTGGCAACCGTTATTTTGGCATTATTTACTTTCGGTGTTGATTCAGCTTTTAGTAAGGCTATTACTAACGTCCTTACACTCTTTATCAACCTCTTTAATTAA
- the nusG gene encoding transcription termination/antitermination protein NusG encodes MSDLKWYVLKSISGQENKVKTYIENEMKRLGFEHFVTQVVIPMEKVIQMRNGKKVPKEKPYYPGYLMVEANLIGEIPHIIKNIPGVISFLSLTKGGDPVPMRKSEVNRMLGRMDELSEFAVETAIPFVVGENVKVIDGPFNGFNGTIEKLHEDKKKIEVSVMIFGRKTPMELSYMQVEKV; translated from the coding sequence ATGAGTGACTTGAAGTGGTATGTTCTGAAATCCATCAGCGGACAGGAAAATAAGGTGAAAACCTATATTGAGAACGAAATGAAGAGGCTTGGTTTCGAACATTTCGTAACTCAGGTGGTTATTCCTATGGAAAAAGTGATCCAGATGAGAAACGGTAAAAAGGTGCCAAAAGAAAAACCTTATTATCCGGGTTACTTAATGGTGGAAGCCAATCTTATAGGTGAAATTCCTCACATCATCAAAAATATTCCAGGCGTTATTTCTTTCTTGAGTTTAACGAAAGGAGGAGATCCTGTTCCGATGAGAAAATCTGAGGTAAACAGAATGCTCGGAAGAATGGATGAACTTTCAGAATTCGCGGTGGAAACTGCAATTCCGTTCGTAGTAGGAGAAAACGTAAAAGTAATCGATGGTCCATTCAACGGATTTAACGGAACGATCGAAAAATTACACGAAGACAAAAAGAAAATTGAAGTTTCTGTAATGATTTTCGGTAGAAAAACTCCAATGGAGTTGAGCTATATGCAGGTTGAAAAAGTGTAA